In a genomic window of Struthio camelus isolate bStrCam1 chromosome 16, bStrCam1.hap1, whole genome shotgun sequence:
- the CHCT1 gene encoding CHD1 helical C-terminal domain containing protein 1 gives MVLCCRQGPGRRSPWNSELAPGCPGAATPQHRSRGPFLGREGALQLMEETMSLEEGKDNATVGMGEPQAGSGASQTTEQELLGTASETTYSKGSPSAPPGRTQLVCCTDNLDQDTFKICKEFLRPFKKSLRKLHLPQHLAGEKKLKYTKESLTLLGDHINMFLQQHCKPSEVKHWKKMLWRYVSLFSEMDARRLHRLYKYAKNNQMDKFLRLYCHPENPDSAPVSEEKLRKLYDTWGLCGSANDAQGHPAQDDSRPKHPHKAAPSSRNDA, from the exons ATGGTTCTGTGCTGCCGGCAGGGTCCGGGACGCCGCAGCCCGTGGAACTCGGAACTGGCCCCGGGTTGCCCCGGCGCGGCAACACCCCAACACCGGAGCCGTGGCCCCTTCCTCGGacgggagggggccctgcagcttATGGAAGAGACGATGAGCTTGGAAGAGGGGAAGGACAATGCTACTGTGGGCATGGGAGAGCCCCAGGCCGGGAGTGGGGCCAGCCAG ACCACAGAGCAGGAGCTGCTTGGCACAGCAAGTGAGACAACCTATTCCAAGGGCAGTCCGAGCGCTCCACCTGGCAGAACTCAGCTCGTCTGCTGCACGGACAACCTTGATCAAGACACCTTTAAAATT tgCAAGGAGTTTTTGAGACCTTTCAAAAAGTCACTTCGGAAACTACACTTGCCCCAGCACCTCGCCGGAGAGAAAAAACTGAAGTACACTAAGGAGAGCTTGACCTTACTCGGGGACCACATCAACATGTTTCTTCAGCAACACTGTAAACCCTCAGAAGTCAAGCACTGGAAGAA GATGCTGTGGAGATATGTCTCCCTCTTCTCGGAGATGGACGCGAGACGGCTGCACAGGCTGTATAAGTACGCCAAGAACAACCAAATGGATAAGTTTCTG CGATTATACTGTCATCCAGAAAACCCAGATTCGGCTCCAGtatctgaagaaaagctgaggaagcTTTACGACACATGGGGACTCTGCGGGAGCGCGAACGATGCGCAAGGACACCCGGCGCAAGACGACAGTCGTCCCAAACACCCCCACAAAGCGGCACCCAGCAGCAGGAACGACGCGTGA